One stretch of Deltaproteobacteria bacterium DNA includes these proteins:
- a CDS encoding glycosyltransferase family 39 protein has protein sequence MKNRTYTFFAYLTILVFLVFRIVYLLTTHYTLSQDEAYFWDWSRHAALSYYDMGPMIAWIIGFFTHILPLSAFSVRLGAPVFAALTAVVIFILTTDVTGSSMLGFITVLLFHLTPIGMTGGIIMTYYSPQVFFMALTALFLWKLIKNQKPFWWYLIGLSLGLGLLSHHMFIFFTAEIGLFILISDNNRKWLKRKEPYIALIIELLVASPIIIWNLTHNLVMFRHAIGMMSGKHRFSITFLEYIGGQAGINSPLLFLAAIYGITVSGYRGIKFKDDKYLFLFCLSAPVIVFIALLSIGGRTEPNWPISGYITGSIAGVYIFYEKYKNGSRLIKRLINASLWFTIVLGIFVSAIAYYPSLMHEIGINIPPHRDPTNRLYGWKKLGKDVSGILESMPPGTFVTTHEYGLNAELAFYVKGHPQVYEVPVLRRFSQYDFWNHLIQVDGKDAVYVGYSPIEKQVSMLFDKVMPAGIVMIRDKYTDAVRWRFYIYKCYNYKGSRLEPPTF, from the coding sequence ATGAAGAATAGGACATACACATTTTTTGCATATCTTACGATTTTAGTATTTCTTGTTTTTAGAATCGTCTACCTTTTAACAACTCATTATACCCTTTCGCAGGATGAGGCTTATTTCTGGGATTGGTCAAGGCATGCCGCTTTAAGCTATTATGATATGGGACCCATGATTGCATGGATTATAGGATTTTTTACGCACATATTACCCTTATCTGCGTTTTCCGTAAGGCTCGGTGCGCCCGTTTTTGCCGCACTAACTGCCGTAGTTATTTTCATACTTACAACCGATGTTACCGGCTCAAGCATGCTTGGGTTCATAACAGTTCTTCTGTTCCATCTAACACCAATCGGCATGACAGGCGGTATCATAATGACATACTATTCACCACAGGTCTTTTTTATGGCATTAACGGCATTGTTTTTATGGAAACTAATAAAAAATCAAAAACCATTCTGGTGGTATTTGATAGGGCTAAGCCTTGGTTTAGGATTGCTATCGCATCACATGTTTATATTTTTTACGGCTGAGATCGGGCTGTTTATTTTGATTTCTGATAATAACAGAAAATGGCTTAAAAGAAAAGAGCCGTACATTGCATTAATTATAGAATTATTAGTTGCAAGTCCTATAATCATCTGGAATCTCACTCATAACCTTGTTATGTTCAGGCATGCAATAGGCATGATGTCGGGAAAACACCGGTTTTCAATTACGTTTCTTGAATACATTGGTGGGCAGGCTGGAATCAACAGCCCATTACTCTTCTTAGCAGCGATTTATGGAATAACGGTCAGCGGGTATCGTGGAATAAAATTTAAGGATGATAAGTATTTGTTTTTATTCTGCCTTTCAGCACCGGTAATCGTATTCATAGCACTATTGAGCATAGGCGGAAGAACAGAACCTAATTGGCCAATATCGGGCTATATAACCGGCTCAATCGCCGGCGTTTATATTTTTTATGAAAAATATAAAAACGGATCAAGGCTTATAAAGAGGCTTATCAATGCATCGCTCTGGTTTACAATAGTGCTGGGCATATTTGTTTCCGCTATTGCATACTATCCCTCATTGATGCATGAGATCGGCATTAATATCCCTCCGCACAGGGATCCAACAAACAGGCTTTATGGATGGAAAAAACTCGGAAAGGATGTATCGGGAATACTGGAATCCATGCCCCCGGGCACCTTCGTTACAACGCATGAGTACGGCCTTAATGCTGAGCTTGCCTTCTATGTCAAAGGGCATCCACAGGTTTATGAGGTACCCGTGCTGCGCCGATTCAGCCAGTATGATTTCTGGAACCATCTCATACAGGTTGACGGTAAGGATGCTGTTTACGTAGGTTATTCACCTATAGAAAAGCAGGTATCAATGCTGTTTGATAAAGTTATGCCCGCCGGCATTGTGATGATCCGTGATAAGTATACAGACGCGGTCAGGTGGAGATTTTATATATACAAATGCTACAATTATAAAGGCAGCCGTTTAGAACCGCCGACGTTTTAG
- a CDS encoding ChbG/HpnK family deacetylase gives MTKFLIVNADDFGLCREISKGVIKAYLEGIVTAASVVVNGKYFKEGIALLKDTGIDAGIHLTFTGSEKPISGSIKGLVDSSGLFLKSYRVTIPRLILGQFDRNALEKELSEQIIMLKDNGIPVSHIDSHQHLHLLPGVRDIVTGLAQRFKIRWVRAPRSNIFGVKGLVMNMLGNSLKKRLKKHDLAYADAFKGFEYGGHMNENNLSSLLKKIYNDGITEFMVHPGYDASSDYDWGYAWEDELKALTSDNVKGLIKRIGIKLTNFKELS, from the coding sequence ATGACCAAATTTCTTATAGTAAATGCCGATGACTTTGGATTATGCAGGGAGATTTCAAAAGGCGTCATCAAAGCATACTTGGAAGGTATTGTGACGGCAGCATCCGTTGTCGTTAACGGGAAATATTTTAAAGAGGGTATAGCTCTTTTAAAGGACACCGGCATTGATGCAGGCATTCATCTTACATTTACAGGCAGCGAAAAACCCATTTCAGGCAGTATTAAAGGCCTTGTCGATAGCAGCGGTCTTTTTCTAAAGAGTTATAGAGTGACAATACCGAGGCTTATACTCGGGCAGTTCGATCGCAATGCACTTGAAAAGGAATTATCGGAGCAGATCATCATGTTAAAGGATAACGGAATACCCGTCAGCCATATCGACAGTCATCAGCACCTCCATCTTTTACCGGGTGTAAGGGATATTGTAACGGGGCTTGCACAAAGATTTAAAATAAGGTGGGTAAGAGCGCCACGGTCAAACATATTTGGTGTTAAAGGGCTTGTAATGAATATGCTTGGTAATAGTCTAAAAAAAAGATTAAAAAAACACGATCTTGCTTATGCGGATGCTTTCAAGGGTTTTGAGTATGGCGGGCATATGAATGAAAACAATCTATCAAGCCTGCTAAAAAAAATATACAACGATGGCATTACAGAGTTCATGGTTCACCCAGGTTATGATGCATCCTCAGATTATGACTGGGGGTATGCATGGGAGGATGAGTTAAAAGCACTTACATCAGATAATGTGAAGGGATTGATAAAGAGAATCGGAATAAAATTAACAAATTTTAAGGAGCTATCATGA
- a CDS encoding glycosyltransferase family 2 protein, which translates to MDSITIFYPMFNEELYIKRAVEAAKEICGLMLRIGEINDYEILLIDDASNDSTGRIADELAKEDKRIRVIHHQTNRGLGGSLKTGFYNAQMDVILYSDTDLPFDMMEIKKAFRLMRYYEADIVSAFRFDRTGEGFRRLIYSYIYNTIIKLLFHFRIKDVNFSFKLVKREVLKYVNLQSEGSFIDAELLIKAQRYGFKIIQFGTNYFPRSRGVSTLSSSNVIMKIIKEMISMYKEIKSIHQAVKRQ; encoded by the coding sequence ATGGACAGCATCACAATTTTTTATCCCATGTTCAATGAAGAGTTATATATAAAGAGGGCTGTGGAGGCAGCAAAGGAGATATGCGGGTTAATGCTTAGAATTGGGGAAATAAATGATTATGAGATCCTTCTCATAGACGATGCATCAAATGATTCAACAGGAAGGATTGCAGATGAGCTCGCAAAAGAAGATAAAAGAATTAGAGTGATACACCATCAAACCAACAGAGGGCTCGGCGGTTCTCTGAAAACAGGATTTTACAACGCGCAGATGGATGTGATCCTGTATTCCGACACCGATCTTCCATTCGATATGATGGAAATAAAGAAAGCTTTCAGGCTTATGAGATATTACGAGGCTGACATAGTATCCGCCTTTCGATTCGATAGAACGGGTGAAGGGTTTAGAAGATTAATCTATTCTTATATATACAATACAATTATAAAGCTGTTATTTCATTTCAGGATAAAGGATGTCAACTTCTCATTTAAGCTCGTAAAAAGAGAGGTTTTAAAATACGTAAACCTGCAATCGGAAGGTAGTTTTATAGATGCGGAGTTGCTGATTAAAGCACAGAGATACGGTTTCAAGATCATACAATTCGGAACGAATTATTTCCCTCGCAGCAGGGGGGTCTCTACACTGTCGAGTTCAAATGTGATTATGAAAATCATTAAAGAAATGATATCAATGTACAAAGAGATCAAATCAATCCACCAGGCTGTCAAAAGGCAATGA
- a CDS encoding phasin family protein, which yields MAKKVKKTEPEGFIRERLNILNNIFSTFTENIQKDMNDFLKHADMYKQKGRSNISGIMDNVNIKSITSAVEKSFQDSVNKALLIMHVPTIDDLKRLEKKLNIIEKKLSKLDKS from the coding sequence ATGGCAAAAAAGGTAAAAAAAACGGAGCCCGAGGGTTTTATCAGGGAAAGGTTAAATATATTAAATAATATCTTTTCAACGTTTACAGAAAATATCCAGAAGGATATGAATGACTTCTTAAAACATGCTGATATGTATAAACAGAAAGGGCGTTCAAATATTAGCGGTATTATGGATAATGTAAATATAAAATCGATTACGTCTGCTGTAGAAAAAAGTTTTCAGGACAGTGTTAATAAGGCATTACTGATTATGCATGTTCCAACAATAGATGATTTGAAAAGGCTCGAAAAAAAACTTAATATCATTGAAAAAAAATTATCAAAACTTGATAAATCTTAA